A genome region from Blautia coccoides includes the following:
- a CDS encoding conjugal transfer protein has translation MKKIKSYTSIWSVEKVIYAINDFQLPFPVTFSQMAWFVVSLFVVILFGELPPFNMIDGAFLKYFGIPVAFTWFVSQKTFDGKKPFGFLKSCVSFLLRPKVTYAGKAIKLKHEKFNPVITAVRSVMYVPD, from the coding sequence TTGAAGAAAATCAAAAGCTATACAAGCATATGGAGCGTGGAAAAAGTCATTTATGCAATCAACGACTTTCAGCTCCCGTTCCCTGTCACGTTCAGTCAGATGGCTTGGTTTGTGGTATCGCTGTTCGTGGTGATTCTCTTTGGGGAGCTGCCGCCCTTTAACATGATTGACGGGGCATTCCTCAAATACTTTGGAATCCCCGTCGCTTTTACTTGGTTCGTATCGCAAAAGACCTTTGACGGGAAAAAGCCATTTGGATTTTTAAAATCCTGTGTGAGTTTTTTACTCCGACCAAAAGTGACCTATGCAGGAAAAGCCATTAAGCTGAAACATGAAAAATTCAATCCCGTTATTACAGCAGTTAGGAGTGTGATGTATGTTCCCGATTAA
- a CDS encoding antirestriction protein ArdA — MRIYLLNNTKPYHDEDDGYSGDWFNCPVDFEEVREKLGVEHEEQIEIADYELPFDLHSDMPLWEINANCRMVLELEGTPIGNEMKAIQQKWFSSFDEFIDHKDEIRYYDVGDGAALAEYLIREENVFGEIPHELLKHIDYHSYGSELEMDDRYLFTTSGVFRYQ; from the coding sequence ATGCGAATCTACCTGTTAAACAATACAAAACCTTACCATGACGAGGACGACGGTTACTCTGGCGACTGGTTCAACTGCCCTGTGGATTTTGAAGAAGTCAGAGAAAAACTCGGCGTTGAGCATGAGGAACAGATTGAGATTGCAGACTATGAGTTGCCCTTTGACTTACACAGCGATATGCCGCTTTGGGAAATCAATGCCAACTGCCGCATGGTGCTTGAATTGGAGGGTACACCTATCGGCAATGAAATGAAAGCCATTCAGCAGAAATGGTTTTCCAGCTTTGATGAATTTATCGACCATAAGGACGAGATACGCTACTATGATGTGGGTGACGGTGCGGCACTGGCAGAATACCTTATCCGTGAGGAAAATGTGTTCGGTGAGATTCCCCACGAACTGTTGAAACATATCGACTATCACTCCTATGGTAGTGAGCTGGAAATGGACGACAGATACTTATTTACCACAAGCGGCGTATTCCGTTACCAGTAA
- a CDS encoding abortive infection family protein encodes MDDRSFKVTLIKALEHRANADWKFGTDKMWEVIMTLPRCNVYIEETGLFTRREWNTYCSILHIQAPIDKQDSFIAERENILDIAESIYGRQGDNYLTHVDIGILVEHYEVIDFSSISLTEVISKAIADAELLMEQGKYDSAFDRIHTAFHGYLRKVLDNKQVGYEESDTLSQLYTKLHTEVSANIGSTEIAELVRKSLRSASGVIAAINEMRNRHSLSHPNDDLLQKREAEFAIKLVKDMSDYINSII; translated from the coding sequence ATGGATGATAGAAGTTTTAAAGTAACATTGATTAAAGCACTTGAGCATAGAGCTAATGCGGATTGGAAGTTTGGGACAGATAAAATGTGGGAAGTAATTATGACACTTCCACGTTGTAATGTTTATATTGAAGAAACGGGTTTATTTACAAGACGTGAGTGGAATACATATTGTTCAATTCTTCATATACAAGCACCAATAGATAAACAAGATTCTTTTATTGCAGAACGGGAAAACATTTTAGATATAGCAGAAAGTATTTATGGACGACAAGGTGACAATTACTTAACACATGTTGATATTGGTATTTTAGTTGAACATTATGAGGTTATAGACTTTTCTTCTATTTCATTAACAGAAGTAATTAGTAAAGCTATTGCTGATGCCGAATTACTAATGGAGCAAGGAAAATATGACTCTGCATTTGACCGAATACATACAGCTTTTCATGGGTATTTGAGAAAAGTATTGGATAACAAACAAGTTGGTTATGAAGAATCTGATACGTTGAGCCAGTTATATACTAAATTGCATACGGAAGTTAGTGCGAATATTGGTTCTACCGAAATTGCAGAGTTAGTAAGAAAATCGTTACGTAGTGCTTCTGGTGTAATTGCAGCAATCAATGAAATGCGAAATAGACATTCATTATCACATCCTAATGACGATTTATTGCAGAAAAGAGAAGCTGAATTTGCAATAAAACTTGTAAAGGATATGTCAGATTATATCAATAGCATTATTTAA
- a CDS encoding DUF3789 domain-containing protein, protein MKHILFDLFLFSLGAGFGVIMMCLMQAGAAADREIEMMERSRK, encoded by the coding sequence ATGAAGCATATCTTATTTGATTTATTCCTGTTCTCTCTTGGAGCAGGATTCGGCGTAATTATGATGTGTCTTATGCAGGCAGGAGCAGCCGCAGACAGAGAAATTGAAATGATGGAAAGGAGCAGGAAATAA
- the mobT gene encoding MobT family relaxase, translated as MTKSVTVTFLFRLEGLKLNDTDWINDFKEKRTEYGVSQNRLAVMAGVSREYVSRIESGKVALTEEIKGKFTDALEKLNPENPLEMVFDYVRIRFPTQDVRHVVKDILRLKLDVMIHEDYGFYSYAEHYVLGDVFVLASPDKEKGTLLELKGKGCRQMESYLLAQHRSWYDFLMDALVEGGVMKRLDLAINDMAGILDIPELTEKCNHEECVSVFRSFKSYRSGELVRSNEQDRYGMGNTLYIGSLKSEVYFCIYEKDYEQYVKYDIPIEDTKIKNRFEIRLKNERAYYAVRDLLTYHDAERTAFDIINRYMRFADKEVEKRRSEWQTNEKWAYFIGSDRGRLKLTTKPEPYTLTRTLNWISRQVAPTWKVLQKIDSTNGTTYLKDILDHAKLTERHKKLIEQQTTSTEEMITETEE; from the coding sequence GTGACAAAATCGGTAACTGTCACATTCCTTTTTCGATTGGAGGGATTGAAACTGAATGATACCGACTGGATAAATGATTTTAAGGAAAAACGGACGGAGTACGGCGTTTCCCAGAATCGTCTTGCGGTCATGGCTGGTGTCAGTCGTGAGTATGTCAGCAGGATTGAATCTGGAAAAGTAGCCTTGACAGAAGAAATCAAGGGGAAATTCACGGACGCTCTGGAAAAGCTGAATCCAGAAAATCCGCTGGAAATGGTCTTCGATTACGTTAGAATCCGATTCCCCACACAGGACGTTCGGCACGTTGTTAAGGACATTCTTAGGCTTAAACTGGACGTAATGATACATGAGGACTACGGATTCTACTCTTATGCGGAACATTATGTCTTGGGTGATGTGTTCGTGCTGGCTTCACCCGATAAGGAAAAAGGCACATTGCTGGAGCTGAAAGGCAAAGGCTGTCGGCAGATGGAAAGCTATCTGCTGGCACAGCATAGGAGCTGGTATGACTTTCTCATGGATGCTCTGGTGGAGGGAGGTGTGATGAAACGTCTTGACCTTGCTATCAACGATATGGCAGGAATCTTGGATATTCCAGAGCTGACAGAGAAATGCAACCATGAAGAATGTGTTTCCGTATTCCGCAGCTTCAAGAGCTACCGCAGCGGTGAGCTGGTGAGAAGCAATGAGCAGGACAGATACGGAATGGGAAATACGCTTTATATCGGTTCGCTCAAATCAGAGGTTTATTTCTGTATCTATGAAAAGGACTATGAGCAGTATGTGAAATACGATATTCCGATTGAAGATACGAAAATCAAGAACCGTTTTGAAATCCGGCTGAAAAATGAGCGAGCCTATTATGCGGTGCGTGACCTGCTGACCTACCATGACGCAGAACGTACCGCTTTTGACATTATCAACCGTTATATGCGGTTCGCTGACAAGGAGGTGGAGAAAAGACGCAGCGAATGGCAGACCAATGAAAAATGGGCGTACTTTATCGGCTCTGATCGTGGGCGTTTGAAACTGACGACCAAACCAGAGCCTTATACGCTCACAAGGACGCTCAACTGGATAAGCAGACAGGTAGCTCCCACTTGGAAAGTCTTACAGAAGATTGACAGTACCAATGGCACGACTTATCTCAAAGACATTTTAGACCATGCGAAGCTCACGGAGCGTCACAAAAAGCTGATTGAACAGCAAACAACTTCCACAGAGGAAATGATTACAGAAACGGAGGAATGA
- a CDS encoding FtsK/SpoIIIE domain-containing protein — MNLLKYKGKHIRVSDKSLVFRFSAGSLFLLFLAVIMLLNLKSILTTDWKSVSFLQDGNVHLVVTPYRIVTIVVAALVCVLAALFYRRFQYDRVKQLFHRQKLARMLLENGWYESESTQDSGFFKDLPATTKKEKITYFPKVYYRMEHGLLYIRTEITLGKYQEQLLHLEKKLETGLYCELVSKELKDSYVEYVLLYDTIANRITINEVQAEHGSLRLMKNVWWEYDKLPHMLIAGGTGGGKTYFILTIIEALLRSNAVMYILDPKNADLADLSVVMPEVWYKKEDITACIDRFYDGMMARSEAMKLMESYRTGENYAYLGLAPYFLIFDEYVAFMEMLTTKENAAVLNKLKQIVMLGRQAGYFLILACQRPDAKYLGDGIRDQFNFRVALGRMSELGYSMMFGEVDKDFFLKQIKGRGYVDTGNSVISEFYTPLVPKGHDFLKEIGRLSQNRQDGQAACSAKAAGTD; from the coding sequence ATGAATTTACTAAAATATAAAGGAAAACATATTCGAGTCAGTGACAAATCATTGGTTTTTCGTTTCTCGGCTGGTTCACTGTTCCTGCTGTTCCTTGCGGTGATTATGCTGCTGAACCTAAAGTCAATCCTCACTACGGACTGGAAATCGGTCAGCTTTCTACAAGATGGCAACGTCCATTTAGTAGTCACACCATATAGGATAGTGACTATTGTTGTGGCGGCTCTGGTCTGTGTGCTGGCTGCCCTTTTCTATCGCAGATTCCAGTATGACAGAGTGAAGCAGCTCTTTCACCGTCAAAAGCTGGCTCGTATGCTGCTGGAAAATGGCTGGTATGAATCAGAATCCACACAGGACAGCGGCTTTTTCAAGGATTTGCCAGCCACTACCAAAAAAGAGAAAATCACCTATTTTCCTAAAGTGTATTACCGTATGGAGCATGGACTTTTATATATCCGTACAGAAATCACATTGGGGAAATATCAAGAGCAGCTTTTACACTTGGAAAAGAAACTGGAAACAGGCTTGTACTGTGAGCTGGTTTCCAAAGAGCTGAAAGACAGCTATGTGGAATATGTGCTGCTCTATGATACGATTGCGAACAGAATCACTATCAATGAGGTACAGGCTGAACATGGCAGCTTGCGTCTAATGAAAAATGTCTGGTGGGAGTATGACAAGCTCCCCCATATGCTGATTGCTGGCGGCACTGGCGGCGGTAAAACTTACTTTATCCTTACTATCATTGAAGCTCTGCTCCGCAGCAATGCGGTCATGTATATTTTAGACCCAAAGAACGCCGACCTTGCGGATTTGTCCGTTGTCATGCCGGAAGTCTGGTACAAGAAAGAAGATATAACCGCCTGTATTGATAGATTTTATGATGGTATGATGGCAAGAAGTGAAGCTATGAAGCTCATGGAAAGCTACAGGACAGGTGAAAACTATGCCTATCTCGGTCTTGCTCCGTATTTTCTTATCTTTGATGAATATGTGGCGTTCATGGAAATGCTGACAACAAAGGAAAATGCCGCTGTGCTGAATAAGCTCAAACAGATAGTTATGCTTGGACGACAGGCAGGATATTTTCTGATTCTCGCCTGTCAGCGACCAGACGCAAAGTATCTCGGTGATGGAATCCGTGACCAGTTCAATTTCCGTGTGGCATTGGGGCGTATGTCGGAACTTGGTTACAGTATGATGTTCGGTGAAGTAGACAAGGACTTTTTTCTGAAACAGATCAAAGGGCGTGGCTACGTTGATACAGGAAACAGTGTCATATCTGAGTTTTACACTCCCCTTGTACCCAAAGGACACGACTTCCTAAAAGAGATAGGGAGATTATCACAAAACAGGCAGGACGGACAGGCGGCGTGCAGCGCGAAAGCCGCAGGTACGGACTAG
- a CDS encoding YdcP family protein yields the protein MRLANGIIIDKEKTFGVLKFSALRREIHMQNEDGTVSEEIKERTYDLKCKEQGRMIQVSIPASVPLKEFDYNAEVEIINPVADTVATATFQGADVDWYIKADDIVLKGKINQMATNNILPKNK from the coding sequence ATGAGATTAGCAAATGGAATCATTATTGATAAGGAAAAAACATTCGGAGTATTGAAATTCTCGGCGTTGCGTCGCGAGATACATATGCAGAATGAGGACGGTACGGTTTCTGAAGAAATCAAGGAACGTACCTACGATTTGAAATGTAAAGAACAGGGGCGCATGATACAGGTAAGTATTCCGGCTTCTGTTCCGTTAAAGGAATTTGACTACAACGCAGAGGTGGAAATCATCAATCCTGTGGCTGATACGGTGGCAACTGCTACATTTCAAGGTGCAGACGTTGACTGGTATATCAAGGCAGATGATATTGTGTTAAAGGGTAAAATAAATCAAATGGCAACTAATAATATACTACCAAAAAATAAATAG
- a CDS encoding YdcP family protein: protein MELKHVIPNMEKTFGNLEFAGENKVEQRRINGRMTVVSRSFNLYSDVQRADDIIVLLPASAGEKNFESEEKVKLINPKITAEGYKIGTRGFTNYILSADDMVKA, encoded by the coding sequence ATGGAATTAAAACACGTTATCCCGAATATGGAAAAGACGTTCGGAAATTTGGAATTTGCAGGTGAGAATAAGGTGGAACAGCGTAGGATCAACGGACGTATGACGGTAGTTTCCCGTAGCTTCAACCTTTATTCGGACGTACAGAGAGCAGATGATATTATCGTGTTGCTGCCTGCTTCTGCTGGTGAGAAGAACTTTGAATCAGAGGAAAAGGTAAAACTTATCAATCCCAAAATCACCGCAGAGGGTTACAAAATCGGCACTAGAGGATTCACAAACTATATCCTGTCAGCAGACGATATGGTGAAAGCGTAA
- a CDS encoding VaFE repeat-containing surface-anchored protein, whose translation MKKIMKRLLTGVLTLATVFTALPVTQVHAADSVYTTTDGKAGTIVKIDNGGSEVSSFEESIMNADGQIAYCIDINTNFQSGYKNRINATERMSDDQISDVALNLEYVKQYAEKHSLSSKQVYLLEQCVVWRRLSVHLGWGYNNVRAAYDEVSEKIQSEVYENAKAFAKENKDRYDCGGYIYVGEGQDLGQFWAKLAVGDGKIQKSSSNTAITKSNDCYSLSGATYGVYSDKGCTKSVATLMTDGNGNTDTVELRASTYYVKEIEAPKGFQLDNNVYTLTVKAGETSTLKVSDTPKVTDTLVELFKIDMETGKATAQGNASLEGAEFVWKYYDGYYTKDNLPSEPTRTWTTKTKAEKGSDNTIHYITRLADSYKVSGDSFYTQNGTICLPLGTITVEEKAAPNGYLLDGAYMQAAGSSEQIKGVYVAQITEDGELAALSGSNQYSVSDNIIRGGVRIQKRDLETKDTKPQGGATLKDTAFEIISLNDNAVLVDGKLYNKNETVKTIHTGVDGIATTDADTLPYGHYKISESKSPTGYLTTGAVDREFDIVNDGEIVDLTDEAHSIYNQIIRGDIEGVKIGDGTHKRLANVPFRITSKTTGESHIIVTDANGQFSTFSDWVSHKQNTNAGKNSEDGIWFGTSTADDSKGALLYDTYIIEELRCDSNKGMTLIPAFDVVVSRNKVVVDLGTLTDDYEPEIAIHTTATDKVTGEKSIVAGKNVTIVDTVTLDGLKKGTKYQLKGWQMVKSENAQLLIDGKPVESDYTFTAKKSEMEVEVSYTFNASTLGGKELVTFEELYDLSNPDEPIKVAEHKDIENEGQTVTITERIITMHTTATDKVTGEKTIKADNKVTIVDTVTLDGLEKGVKYTLKGWEMVKSENAELLVNGKRVENDLTFTATDSQMEVQIEFTFNASELGSKELVTFEELYDTSNPDEPTKVEEHKDIKDEGQTVTVKEKPEFPTTPEEPSTPTKTSNSPKTGDNTPFVALFAMMGVSAAGLIFAGYKRFRRVKKSN comes from the coding sequence ATGAAAAAGATTATGAAGCGATTGCTTACAGGTGTACTTACCCTTGCAACCGTATTTACTGCATTACCTGTCACACAGGTTCATGCTGCGGATTCCGTCTATACTACTACGGACGGTAAAGCAGGAACAATCGTCAAGATTGACAATGGCGGTTCAGAGGTTTCCAGCTTTGAAGAAAGCATAATGAACGCTGACGGGCAGATTGCCTACTGTATTGATATAAACACAAATTTCCAATCGGGATATAAGAATCGTATCAATGCAACGGAGCGAATGAGCGACGACCAAATATCTGATGTGGCGTTGAATCTGGAATACGTCAAACAGTATGCAGAAAAGCACAGTCTTTCCAGCAAACAAGTCTATCTGTTGGAACAATGTGTTGTCTGGCGAAGATTGAGCGTTCACTTAGGCTGGGGGTACAACAATGTACGAGCTGCCTATGATGAAGTGTCAGAGAAAATCCAGTCAGAAGTCTATGAGAACGCAAAGGCTTTCGCTAAAGAAAATAAAGACCGTTACGATTGCGGTGGTTACATCTATGTTGGTGAAGGACAGGACTTAGGACAGTTCTGGGCGAAGTTAGCTGTCGGTGATGGCAAGATTCAGAAATCGTCCAGTAATACAGCGATTACAAAATCTAATGACTGCTATTCTTTATCTGGTGCGACTTATGGTGTCTATTCTGATAAAGGCTGCACGAAATCAGTTGCCACACTTATGACAGATGGCAACGGGAATACGGATACGGTGGAGTTGAGAGCTTCTACATACTATGTAAAAGAAATCGAAGCTCCAAAAGGATTCCAGTTAGATAACAACGTCTATACCCTTACGGTAAAGGCTGGTGAAACTTCCACATTGAAAGTCAGCGATACACCAAAAGTCACAGACACTTTGGTTGAGCTTTTCAAAATTGATATGGAAACAGGAAAAGCAACCGCACAGGGTAACGCTTCTTTAGAGGGTGCGGAGTTCGTCTGGAAGTATTATGACGGTTATTACACAAAAGATAATCTTCCATCAGAACCAACACGCACATGGACGACAAAGACAAAAGCGGAAAAAGGCAGCGATAACACTATCCACTATATCACAAGATTGGCAGATTCCTATAAGGTATCTGGTGACAGCTTCTATACACAAAACGGTACTATCTGTTTACCGCTTGGTACTATCACTGTAGAAGAAAAAGCTGCTCCAAACGGTTACTTGTTAGATGGTGCTTATATGCAAGCCGCTGGAAGTTCTGAACAGATAAAAGGCGTGTATGTGGCACAGATTACAGAAGATGGCGAACTTGCAGCATTAAGCGGCAGCAACCAGTATTCCGTATCGGACAATATTATCCGTGGAGGTGTGAGAATCCAAAAGCGTGACCTTGAAACAAAAGACACAAAACCACAAGGCGGTGCAACATTGAAAGATACTGCCTTTGAAATCATTTCCTTAAATGATAATGCGGTATTGGTAGATGGCAAATTATACAACAAAAATGAAACAGTCAAGACAATCCATACAGGCGTTGACGGTATCGCTACGACTGACGCTGATACACTTCCTTACGGTCACTATAAAATTTCAGAATCCAAAAGTCCGACAGGGTATTTGACAACTGGTGCGGTTGACCGTGAGTTTGACATTGTGAATGACGGTGAAATCGTGGATTTAACAGATGAAGCACATTCCATCTACAACCAGATTATCCGTGGGGATATTGAGGGTGTGAAAATTGGTGACGGTACTCACAAGCGACTTGCGAATGTTCCCTTTAGGATCACAAGTAAGACGACTGGTGAGAGCCATATTATTGTTACGGACGCAAACGGTCAATTCTCCACTTTCTCTGATTGGGTATCTCATAAACAAAATACCAACGCTGGAAAAAACAGTGAGGACGGTATCTGGTTCGGTACTTCCACAGCAGACGATAGCAAAGGTGCTTTGCTCTATGATACTTACATAATCGAAGAATTACGCTGCGATTCCAACAAGGGAATGACGTTGATTCCGGCGTTTGATGTCGTGGTATCAAGAAACAAAGTTGTTGTTGATTTAGGTACACTCACAGATGATTATGAGCCGGAAATCGCTATCCATACAACTGCTACCGACAAAGTGACAGGTGAAAAATCCATCGTTGCTGGTAAAAATGTAACTATCGTTGATACGGTCACTTTAGATGGTTTGAAGAAAGGCACAAAATATCAGCTAAAAGGCTGGCAGATGGTGAAGTCTGAAAATGCACAGCTTTTGATTGACGGTAAGCCTGTAGAAAGTGATTACACATTCACAGCGAAAAAATCAGAAATGGAAGTTGAGGTTTCCTATACATTCAACGCTTCTACTCTTGGCGGCAAAGAACTTGTGACCTTTGAAGAATTGTACGATTTATCCAATCCAGACGAGCCTATCAAGGTGGCAGAACACAAAGACATAGAGAACGAGGGGCAAACGGTGACGATTACGGAACGTATTATCACTATGCACACAACCGCCACAGACAAGGTAACAGGTGAAAAGACGATTAAAGCAGACAACAAAGTAACGATTGTCGATACGGTTACTTTAGACGGTTTGGAAAAAGGCGTGAAATATACTCTTAAAGGTTGGGAAATGGTGAAGTCTGAAAATGCAGAACTTCTGGTGAATGGTAAACGTGTGGAAAATGACCTTACTTTCACCGCCACAGACAGTCAGATGGAAGTTCAGATTGAATTTACGTTCAATGCTTCGGAACTTGGCAGTAAAGAGCTTGTGACGTTTGAAGAATTGTACGATACGTCCAATCCAGACGAGCCTACCAAGGTAGAAGAACATAAAGATATCAAGGACGAGGGGCAGACTGTGACGGTCAAAGAAAAACCAGAATTCCCTACGACACCAGAAGAACCTAGTACACCAACAAAAACAAGCAATTCACCAAAAACAGGTGACAATACGCCATTTGTCGCATTATTCGCTATGATGGGAGTTTCTGCTGCTGGTCTTATCTTTGCCGGATATAAGAGATTCCGCAGAGTAAAGAAATCTAACTGA
- a CDS encoding superoxide dismutase family protein encodes MTFMRRELLEAMQKVIATAPEAYSFVYGGKKYPDIKGFVYFFPLWGGTVVLADIAGLPTSKAACQEKIFAFHIHEGSSCEENAEGDFLLTGSHLNPKDCPHPEHAGDLPPLFENDGYALSMFYTNRFVPEEIIGRTVIIHENPDDFKTQPSGDAGSKIACGEIKSSLED; translated from the coding sequence ATGACATTCATGCGCCGGGAATTATTAGAAGCCATGCAAAAGGTAATTGCCACTGCACCGGAAGCCTACTCCTTTGTATACGGAGGAAAGAAATATCCCGATATCAAAGGATTCGTATACTTCTTCCCGTTGTGGGGCGGTACGGTTGTCCTTGCCGACATTGCCGGACTTCCCACATCGAAAGCTGCCTGTCAGGAAAAGATCTTCGCCTTTCATATCCATGAAGGCTCCTCTTGTGAGGAAAACGCAGAAGGGGATTTCCTCCTCACCGGCAGCCATTTAAATCCTAAGGATTGTCCGCACCCGGAACACGCCGGGGATCTGCCTCCGCTCTTTGAAAATGACGGTTATGCCCTTTCTATGTTCTATACCAACCGGTTCGTGCCGGAGGAAATCATAGGCCGGACGGTGATCATCCATGAAAACCCTGATGACTTCAAAACACAGCCTTCAGGGGATGCCGGCAGCAAGATCGCGTGCGGGGAAATAAAAAGCAGTCTGGAAGATTAA
- a CDS encoding NifB/NifX family molybdenum-iron cluster-binding protein: MSRPNKEKKICRLPGCSFFVPGEGSEPTHRIRMTVEEYETIRLIDYMGYTQEECAVQMEVGRATVQAVYTEARKKLARFLVEASSLEISGGSYRLCGQEGHRRNACVQSFRRGDSNMKIAVTYDNGEVFQHFGHTEQFKVYEVEDGKIVSSEVIDTNGSGHGALAGFLNQCGAQVLICGGIGGGARNALAEAGIQLYPGACGDADAQVEAFLAGSLNYDPDTVCAHHEHEHGNGGCGEHTHECGHHCGN; encoded by the coding sequence ATGTCAAGGCCCAATAAGGAGAAAAAGATTTGCAGACTGCCGGGATGCAGTTTTTTTGTGCCGGGTGAGGGCAGCGAGCCTACCCATCGGATCCGGATGACAGTTGAGGAGTATGAGACGATCCGGCTGATCGATTACATGGGCTATACCCAGGAAGAGTGCGCGGTGCAGATGGAAGTGGGAAGAGCTACTGTGCAGGCAGTCTATACAGAGGCCAGAAAGAAATTGGCCCGTTTTCTGGTGGAGGCATCATCTCTGGAGATCAGCGGCGGAAGCTACAGGCTCTGCGGACAGGAAGGACACCGGCGAAATGCGTGCGTTCAATCATTCAGGAGAGGAGATTCAAACATGAAAATTGCAGTGACATATGACAATGGAGAGGTATTTCAGCATTTTGGACACACAGAACAGTTCAAGGTATATGAGGTGGAGGACGGAAAGATCGTGTCCTCTGAGGTGATCGATACTAACGGCAGCGGACATGGTGCCCTGGCCGGATTCTTGAATCAGTGCGGAGCACAGGTGCTTATCTGCGGAGGGATCGGCGGCGGAGCGAGAAATGCTCTGGCAGAGGCTGGAATCCAGCTTTATCCCGGAGCATGCGGAGACGCGGATGCCCAGGTGGAGGCATTTTTGGCAGGAAGCCTGAATTACGATCCGGATACAGTTTGTGCGCATCATGAGCATGAGCACGGAAACGGCGGCTGTGGGGAACATACCCATGAATGCGGCCACCACTGTGGAAATTAA
- a CDS encoding iron-containing alcohol dehydrogenase — translation MQEFIYYAPTEVVFGKDAEKKTAEEVKKWGGSRVFLVYGGGSVKRSGLLDRIEAELEDAGIVFKEWGGVKPNPLLSFAEAGVKAAASFGADFILAVGGGSSIDTAKGIAHGTANPETSLWDIWTQKVPLTKSLPVGVVLTIAAAGSEMSDSAVLTNEEIGRKQGLSTDLNRVKFAIMNPELTYTLPKYQVTCGIVDIMMHTLDRYFTHTKGNQMTDEIAEALLRTVIENGRKALEDHTDYEAMSELMWCSSLSHNGITGLGAEKDFAPHKIGHELSAKYDVAHGASLSAVWEAWALYVYMEESARFAQYGRKVWGVQAEDDVTAAREGIRKTVEYFRSLEMPVCLGELEAGVLTEEELMDMAERATGKDTFSVANFKVLWQKDVYEIFRMANHN, via the coding sequence ATGCAGGAATTTATTTATTACGCACCTACAGAAGTGGTATTCGGAAAAGACGCAGAGAAGAAAACAGCAGAGGAGGTTAAAAAGTGGGGCGGAAGCAGGGTGTTTCTTGTCTATGGTGGAGGCAGTGTAAAAAGAAGCGGACTGCTGGACAGGATCGAAGCAGAACTTGAAGACGCAGGGATCGTGTTCAAGGAATGGGGTGGAGTTAAGCCAAACCCGCTCCTCTCCTTTGCAGAAGCGGGCGTGAAAGCGGCTGCCTCTTTTGGGGCAGACTTTATCCTGGCTGTGGGCGGAGGAAGTTCTATTGATACGGCAAAAGGCATTGCCCATGGAACCGCAAACCCGGAAACTTCACTTTGGGATATTTGGACGCAGAAGGTGCCGCTTACTAAGAGTCTTCCGGTGGGCGTAGTCCTGACCATTGCGGCTGCAGGGAGTGAGATGAGCGATTCCGCGGTGTTGACGAATGAAGAGATTGGAAGAAAACAGGGACTGAGTACGGATCTAAACCGGGTGAAATTTGCCATTATGAATCCGGAGCTTACCTACACTCTGCCAAAATATCAGGTGACATGCGGAATTGTGGATATTATGATGCACACTTTGGACAGGTATTTTACCCATACAAAGGGGAATCAGATGACAGATGAAATTGCGGAGGCGCTTCTTAGAACCGTGATCGAAAACGGCAGAAAGGCCTTGGAGGATCATACGGATTATGAGGCCATGAGTGAGCTGATGTGGTGCAGCAGTCTTTCCCACAATGGAATTACAGGACTTGGGGCAGAGAAGGATTTTGCTCCTCATAAAATAGGACATGAGTTAAGCGCCAAATATGATGTGGCACACGGGGCCAGCCTGTCTGCTGTCTGGGAGGCCTGGGCTTTGTATGTATATATGGAGGAGTCGGCACGGTTTGCGCAGTACGGAAGAAAGGTGTGGGGTGTGCAGGCGGAGGATGATGTGACCGCTGCCAGAGAAGGAATCCGGAAAACAGTGGAATATTTCAGGAGCCTGGAGATGCCCGTTTGCCTGGGAGAACTGGAGGCCGGAGTGCTGACAGAGGAGGAATTAATGGATATGGCTGAGAGGGCTACGGGAAAGGATACGTTTTCGGTGGCGAATTTTAAGGTGCTGTGGCAGAAGGATGTGTATGAGATATTCAGAATGGCGAATCATAATTAA